The Gemmatimonadaceae bacterium DNA segment CAGGCGCGCCTCGATGCGCGCACGGCCAAGGCGCAGATCGAGGCCCTCATCGGCCGCGACCTGCAGTAGAACGGCGGGGCGGCTCGGTGAGCCGTCCCGCAGCATCCGTCATCCGTCATCCGTCCCTTCCAGAGGTTCCTGTGTCTCCCCGCCGCCTCACCCTCGCCGCTCTCGCCGCTCTCGGCCTCGTCGCCGCCTGCGGCAAGAAGGCCGCCGCCCCGCTTCGCATCTCCACCGCCGCCGTGGAGCGCCGCACGATCGTCGTGCAGGCCGAAGCCACCGGCATCATCGAACCGATCAACGTCGTCGAGGTGAAGTCCCGCGCCTCCGGCCAGATCGTCGAGATGCCCGTCGAGACGGGCAACCTCGTCCGCCCGGGCGCGCTGATCGTCCAGCTCGACACGCGGGACGTGCAGAACCAGTTCGACCAGGCCAAGGCCGACCTCCAGTCGTCCGAGGCCTCCCTCGCCGTGGCCGAGCAGAACAAGCGGCGCTCCGACGAGCTCTTCCGTTCGCAGATCATCACGGCGCAGGAGAACGAGCAGGCCGGCCTCACGTACCAGAACGCGCTGGCGAACATCGTCCGCGCCCGCACCAACCTCGACCTCGCGCAGCAGCGCCTCGAGGATGCCCGCGTCGTCGCGCCCGTGACCGGCACCATCATCGAGAAGCCCGTAGCGCTGGGCCAGGTCATTCAGTCCGGCACGCAGGCCGTCGGTGGCGGCACGACCATCGTGAAGATGGCCGACCTCACCAAGGTCCGGGCCCGCGCGCTGGTCAATGAAACCGACATCGGCCGCGTGATGGCCGGCCAGGAAGCCACCGTCATCGTCGACGCCTTCCCCGACCGCCCCTTCCGCGGCGTGGTCGAGAAGATCGAACCCCAGGCCGTCGTCCAGCAGAACGTGACGATGTTCCCCGTGCTCGTCTCGCTCGAGAACCGCGAAGGCCTGCTCCTGCCCGGGATGAACGGTGAGGTGAGCATCATCTCCGATCGCCGCGAGAACGTCGTCGCGGTGCCGAATGAAGCCATCCGCTCCGTCCGCGAGGCTACGCAGGCTGCGGCCATCCTCGGCATCAGCCCCGACACCATCCAGGCCCAGTTGCGCAACGCGATGGGCGGGATGGGTGGTGGCGGTATGGCCGGCGGAATGCCCAATGGAATGCAGGGCGGCGCGCGTCCGGCCGGCCCCAACGCCGGTGCCGCACGCCCCGGCTTCGCCGACTTCTCGCAGCAGGGACGTCAGGGCGGCCAGGGAATGCAACTCCCGACCGTGACCGACGCCCAGTGCAAGGCCGTGACCGATGCCCGCACCGCCAAGCCGGCAGTGGCGGCGCGCATCGACTCGCTGCAGGGCCAGATGCGCGACCCCAACGCCGACCGGATGGCGCTGATGGGCTCCATCCGCACGGCCTACGGCGAACTCGGCGTGGACCAGCAGGTGGCCCGTGCCTGCGTCGTGCGGACGCAGAACCAGGGTGGCCAGCCTGGCGCCGGCCCGGCGCCGTCCGGCGGCAATGCCGCGCCGGCCGCCGCTGGCACGCCCACGCCCGCTCGCTCGGGCCCGCGTGCGCTCGCGGCGCCGGGTGCCCAGCAGGGCGCCAACGGCGCTCGCAATGCCGGCCGCGCGGGCTCGCGCACCGGGCTCGTCTTCGTCAAGCGCGGCGAGAACAGCTGGGAAGCCCGCGTCGTCCGCCTCGGCGTCGCCGACTACGACTTCACTGAAGTGCTCTCCGGCCTCGAGGAAGGCGACCAGGTCGCCCTGCTCAGCGCCGCCGCGTTGCAGATGCAGCGCCAGGAGAACCAGGACCGGATGCGCGCGATGACCGGCGGCTCCTCGCCGCTGGGCGGCGGCGCCGGCGGCGCCCGTCCGCCGGGTCGTTGATCTATGCTCTTCGGCGAAACCATTCGCGTCGCCCTCGGGGCGCTCCGGGCCAATAAGCTGCGCTCGCTGCTCACGATGCTCGGCATCGTGATCGGCGTGTCCGCGGTCATCGCCGTGGTCGCCCTCGGCCGCGGCGCCCAGAGCGCCGTCAACGAGCGCATCGCCTCGCTCGGCACGACGCTGCTCACCGTCTCGCCGGGCCAGGCCCGCTCCGGCGGCGTGATGTCCTTCGACGTGCGCACGCGCCTCACGCTCGAGGACGCCCAGGCGCTCCGCGATCGCGGCACCGTGCTCGCGGCGGTGCAGCCCGAGATGGCGTCCAATCTGCAGGTGCAGTTCGTCAACAAGAACGCCGGCACCTCGGTGGTCGGTACCTCGGCCAACTATCCCGAAGTCCGCAAGTACGAGTTGGAGTCAGGACGCTTCTTCACCGAGGGCGAAGACGCCAGCCGCCAGCGCGTGGCCGTCGTCGGGCCCTCGGTGTGGCAGAACCTCGGCCTGCAGAGCGCCGACGGCATCGTCGGCGAAAACATCCGCATCCGCGGCATCCAGTTCCTCGTCGTCGGCGCCTACAAGTCCAAGGGGCAGGCCTCGCCGTTCAACAACCCCGACGACCAGATCCTCATCCCCATCCAGACGGCCCGCTTCCGCGTGATGGGCAGCAACCGCCTGCGCTCCATCTCCGTCCTCGCGCCCAGCGAGGCGCTGATCCCGGAGACGATGGCCGACATCCAGCGCATCCTGCGCCGCGAGCACAAGCTGCGGCCCGAGCGCCCGGACGACTTCCAGATCCGCAACCAGGCCGACTTCCTCAACACCCTCGGCGAGACCACGCAGGTGTTCTCGATGCTGCTGGCCGGCATCGCCGCCGTGTCGCTGCTCGTCGGCGGCATCGGCATTATGAACATTATGCTGGTGTCGGTCACCGAGCGCACGCGCGAGATCGGCATCCGGAAGGCCTTGGGCGCGACGCGCATCAACATCCTCTTCCAGTTCCTGATCGAGGCCATCGTGCTCTGCCTCGTCGGCGGCGCGCTGGGCATCGCGGTGGGAGCCGGCGGAGCCTATGCCTTCACCAAGTTCCTCGGCTGGAACACCGAAGTCGGCACATCGTCGGTGATGCTCGCCTTCGGCTTCTCGGCCTTCGTCGGGCTCGTGTTCGGCGTGTACCCGGCCCGTCGCGCGGCGGTGATGGATCCGATCGTCGCGCTGCGCTACGAGTAGCGATTCGCCTTTCCTATATAACTGCACGGCGAAGCGGGCGATGTGCAGAGCGCATCGCCCGCTTCGTTTGCATCGCGTGGGGCACGCCATACATTCCCTGACGCGGCGCGGGCAGCCCACGTCGCGGAGCGCGCCGACTCTCGGCGCGCCCAGCCCGCTGCACTCCCCCGGGGCGCCGGACCGGCCCCTCCCCATATGCCGGACCAAGACTCTCAGGCAGCGCCCGAACCGAAGCCGTCGGTGCGGATGACCGCCGAGTACAAGCCACCCGAACGACACCACGTTGAGGCCAACCCTACGGGGAAGCGTCTCGCGATCCTGTCCCTCGGCGCCCTCGGCGTCGTGTACGGCGATATCGGGACCAGCCCGCTCTACGCGCTGCGGGAGTGCTTCAGTCCCGAATACGGACTCCTGCCGACGCCGGAGAACGTCTACGGCATCCTCTCGCTGATTGTCTGGGCCCTGCTGTTGGTGGTGACGGTCAAATACATCGTCTTCATCCTGAGGGCCGACAATCGCGGCGAGGGCGGCATCCTCGCGATGCTCGCCCTGCTGCTCCAGCAGGAGCCAAGCAACCGCAAGCGCCGCTTCTTCGTCATCGCGCTCGGCCTGATGGGCGCCGCGCTACTCTACGGCGACGGAATGATCACGCCGGCCATTTCCGTGGTCTCGGCGATGGAGGGCCTCACGGTCGTCTCGCCACGCTTCCAGCCCGCGGTCGTCCCGCTGGCCATCGTGATCCTAGTCGCCCTGTTTCTCGGCCAGCGCTTCGGGACCGCCAAGGTGGGGGCGCTCTTCGGTCCGATCACCTTCGTCTGGTTCGCCACGCTCGCCACCCTCGGTACCGTCGAGGTCGTCAAGCATCCGGGCATCCTCGCCGCGCTCAACCCTTGGCACGCGGTGCGCTTCTTCCTGGCCAATGGCACCGCGGGCTTCCTGGTGCTCGGCGCCGTCGTGCTCGTCGTGACCGGCGCCGAAGCGCTCTACGCCGATATGGGCCACTTCGGCAAGCGGCCGATCCGCCTCGCGTGGTTCGTGATGACCTTGCCGGCGCTGCTGCTCAACTACTTCGGCCAGGGCGCCTTGATCCTCCGTGACGCCGCGGCCGTCGAGAATCCATTCTTCCTGCTGGCGCCGCGCGTGATGCTGTATCCGCTGATCGCGCTGGCGACGATTGCCACCATCATCGCCTCGCAAGCGATGATCTCGGGCGCCTTCTCGCTCTCGCAGCAGTGCATCCAGCTCGGCTACTCGCCGCGGATGACGATCACGCACACCTCGGCGCGCGAGTTCGGGCAGATCTACATCCCTGAGATCAACAACGCGCTGATGGTCGGTTGCCTCGTGATGGTGCTCGGCTTCAGGTCCTCGGCGTCGCTGGCCGCCGCCTATGGCATCGCCGTCACGGGCACCTTCGTGTTGGCAACTACGCTGTACTTCATCATCGCGCTGCGCCGCTGGAATTGGGCACCGTGGAAGGCCTGGCTGTTCTTCGGCTTCTTTATGAGCATCGACTTGGCGCTGTTCGGCGCCAGCGCACTCAAGTTCGTGCACGGCGGCTGGGTCCCGATCGTCATCGCCATCGGAATCTTCACGTTGATGACCACCTGGAAGCGCGGGCGGGCCATCCTCACCGAGCGGATGCAGGACATCTCGTTTCCGATGGAGACTTTCCTCGCCGACATCGGCGAGAACCCGCGCACGCGCGTGCCGGGCACGGCCGTCTTTATGACCTCCGAGGTCCAGGGCGTGCCGGTGGTGCTGCTCCACCACCTCAAGCACAACAAGGTGCTGCACGAGACCGTCATCCTGATGTCCATCCGCACCGCCGACGTGCCGGAGACGGATCGCCACGACCGCGTGAGCATCGAGGCGCTGGGCCACGGCTTCTTCCGCGTCATCGGGACCTATGGGTTTATGGAAGGCCCCGACGTGAAGGAGATCCTGCAGCGCTGCCGCGACGCCGGCATCGCCGCGCGCCCGCTGGACACCAGCTACTTCCTCGGCCGCGAGGAGCTCATCGCGCGCAGCGGCCCGTGGCGCAAGGGCGGGCTGTCGATGAACATCTTCCGCAAGAAGCTCTATGCGGTGATGGCACGGAACGCCCGCAGCGCAACGCACTACTTCCAGCTCCCGCCGAATCGCGTGGTGGAACTGGGGACGCAGATTGAGTTCTAGATAAGACGGAAGACGGAAGCTGCACGGGGCTCGTGCCGCGCCTAGGCGTCAGCGCTGGTAGCGGAAGGCCAGCGGCGTCTCCCCGTGTGCAAAGGGGTGTGTGAGCGAGAGCGGCTGGTCGGGCGCCGCGAGGGTCCCGCTCATCGTGTGGTTCTGCAGCCACCACGATTCGGTCGACAGCGTGCCGCCGACTTGAACGAACCCGCCGAAGTCGCCGTGATACCACTCGAAGCGCTTCTCCGTCGGAGCGCCGTCGACTGGACCCTCCCACTCAGAGAACCACACCCGATGTGTGTACCCGCCAGTCGGGTACAGCGCGAAGGTCGCTGAGTCCACAATGAAGCTCCGCAAGACGGGGCCCGTTTCCCCTTCGTAGAGGTGGCTCGCCACGACCTGCGGCAGCGGTTGCTCGCCAATCGCATCCGCTCGCCATTCGCCGTAAATGGTCTCACTTGGGCGCTGCACCGAGAACTCCGCGATGGTGATGCCGCCGACACCGTGGAATCGAATCCAGAACGTCGGCGCCTCCGTCGCGGGGTCGCGGACCCATCCGCGGGACAGGCCGCCGTCGGATTCGAAGACATAGGCCGTATCGCTCCACGCCACGTGCCCGTACTCCTGTTGGGTCATCGTCATATGTGGCTGGCCGGCCCGGTACACCCTCAGCCAGGAGTGCATCTGCCAGCCCCCCTCGGCAGTGATCTGCACGTGGATGGAATCGGCAAACACCTGCTCGAGGGTCCCCTCCACATACCGATGCCCGACCAAGGCGGGCATTGATTGCCCGTCGGACTCGACGGCGTGGATCAGCCCGGCCTGGGGCGGAACCGGACGGTCGGGAGGCTGGAGCGTCGACTCAGCGCAACCTAAGGCAGCGAGGACGGGGACGAGCAGAGCGGAGCGGAAACGCAACATCGCGAGCGTGGTATGAGAATGGCGAGGGATAGTCGATTCTACGGCCAGGCCCCTGACGCGGTTTCTCGACGCCCGCGAGATTCGCTCGAGCGCCCCTCACCCACACGACGCGCATCGCCTATCTTCCGCGCAGGCATCACTCTCGGACCCCGACACTCCACGCCGATGCGTCTCCTCTTCGCCGCCCTGCTCCTCCTCGCCGCGCCGCTCTCCGCCCAGCACCCCTGGGACAACCCGCTGCGCGACGACGCCAAGTTCTCCTTCTACGACCGCGGGCCGTATCGCGAAAGCATCCCGCGGCCCGAGAGCATCCTCGGCTACAACGTCGGCAGCTGGCACACGCAGTACCACCTGCAGGAGCGGGTGCTGCTCGCCATCGCCGAGTTGGCCAAGGACCGGGTGCGCGTCGAGGAGATCGGCGTGAGCAACGAGCGCCGCACGATGCGCCTGTACATCGTGAGCGCGCCGGAGAACATCGCACGGCTCGATCAGATCCGCGCCGACCTCGACCGCATCGCCGACCCGCGTGGCGCCACGCAGGCTCAGATCGACGCTGTCATCGCCCGGACGCCGGCCGTGGTGTGGTTCTCGGGCTCGGTGCACGGCGACGAAGTCCCGGGCTTCGAGGCTTCGATGCAGTTGCTGTATCACTTCGCCGCGTCCAACGAACCGGCAACGCTCGAGCACCTGCGCAACGCCATCGTCATCATCAACCCCAGCTCCAATCCCGACGGCCACGAGCGCTTTGCGGTGTGGAGCAACTCGGTGGCGGTGGGCAGCCCGGAAGGCAGCAGCATCGAACAGCAGCGCGGCCAGCCCTGGGCCACGCGCGGGCGCTTCAATCACTACCGGTTCGATATGAACCGCGACCTGATGGCGATGACGCAGCGCGAGGTGCAGGCCATCGTCGGCGGGATGCTGCGCTGGCATCCGATGGTCACCGCCGACCTGCACGGCTACACCTCGACGTACTATATGGCCCCGGCGGCGCGGCCCATCAACACCAACATCTCCGGGTGGCCATACAAGTGGAGCGAGGCCATCGGCCGCGGCAACGCCGAGGCCTTCGATCGCTACGGCTGGCTGTACTTCGTCCGCGACGCTTTCGACCTCTACTATCCCGGCTACTACGACTCCTGGCCCTCGCTGACCGGCGCGATGGGCACCACCTACGAGACCGACGGCGGCCCGGCGCTGCTGCAGTACCGCCGCGACGGCACGCTGCTCTCGCTGCGCGACGGCATCAGCAAGCACTACGTCGCCAGCATCGCCACGCTCGAGACCTCGGCGGCGCGGGCGCGCGAGATGGTCCGCGACTACGCCAGCTTCCGCCAGCGCGCCGTCACCGACGGCCGCAACGGCACGATGAAGCGCGTGGTCTTCGTGCCCGGCAGCGATCCGGCACGGGCCGCCGAGCTCGCCGCGGCGCTGCTGCGCGCCGGCGTCGAGGTCTCGCGCACGACCGCGCCCTTCACCAGCGCGCGCGCCGCCAGCTATACCGACGACGGCACGCGCTCGCGCAGCTTCCCCGCCGGCGCCTACGTCGTGGACCTCGCGCAGCCGCAGGGCCGCGTCGCCAAGGCCGTGCTCGAAGCCGACCCGGAACTCGATCCCGTGTTCGCCAAGGCGCAGGTCGATCGCTTCCAGCGCAACCAGCAGCGTTCGCGCGACGGCAATGACGGCGAGGGCTACGAGTTCTACGACATCTCCGCCTGGGCGCTGCCGGTAGCCTTCGGCGTCGAGGCGTACTGGACGGAAGACGCGCCGGCCGTGAACGGCACGCCGCTCTCGCTCGCCAACGGCACCACGCTCAACGGCGAAGTGCTGCCGCACGCAATCGCCAGCGGCATCGTCGAGGGCCGCGACGCACGCTCGGCGTTCCTGTGGCGCAACGATCGCAACGGCGCCGCCAAGCTCGCCGCGCAGCTGATGCAGCAGGGCCATCGCGTGGCCATCGCCTCCGAGCCCCTGCAGACCGGCGCCACCACCTGGCCGCGCGGCACCTGGATCGCGCGCGTCTCGCGCAACGAACCCACGCTCGCGGCGCGCCTCGATTCGCTCGCGCGACTCGCCGGCGTCGAGGTCCGCGGCGTCAACACCGCCTTCCCCGACGAAGCCCAGTACGGCACCGGCTCCTCGGTCGTGGTGGATCTCAAGACGCCGCGCATCGCCATCGTGTCTGAAGGCACCAGCCACACGAGCTACGGCGCCGTGTGGTGGTCCTTCGAGCAGCGCTACGGCATCCGCTTCACGCCCATCAGCGTGGACGCCTTGCGCGGCGACCTCTCGGCGTACAACGCCATCCTCGTGCCCAGCGGCAACCTCGGTAGCCTGGGCAACGGCGCCAACCTCAAGCGCTGGGTCGAGGGCGGCGGCGCGCTGGTGACCTTCGGCGCGGCCACCGCGTGGGCCACGCGCGAGGACGCCGGGCTCAGCTCCGTGCGTCGCATCCAGTGCGACGACAAGAAGATCGAGCCGGGCCGCGCGGCGCAGGCGCCGCTCGACTCGGTGCGCACCACCGCGAGCCCCAACGCCTGCCCTGAACGGCTGGCCGACCTGCCGGGCTCGCACTTCGACGTCGTCCTCGACCTCACCAACTGGGTCACGCTCGGGATGGAGCGGCAGCGCCTGCCCGTGCTCGTCGGCGGCAGCAGCGTCTACTCCATCTCCAAGGACGGCGGCAACGTGGCCGTCTTCCCCACCAGCGGCACGCTGCGCCGCGGTGGGTTCACCTTCCCCGAGAATTCCGAGCGTCTCCTGCGCGGCAGCGCCTTCGTCGTGCAGGAGCGCGTGGGTCGCGGCAACGTCGTGATGTTCACCAACGACCCGATGTTCCGCGGCTGGTGGAGGGCGCTGGACCGGATGGTGCTCAACGCCCTCCTGCTCGGCAGCTCGTTCTAGATCTGTATCACGCCGCGCACGAGGGGGCGTGGAGCCCTCGGCGCGGCGGGCGGCACCGGGGGCACGGCCGGGGTTGGTGCCATTGACGGCGTAAGCATCCGGACGCTGGGCACCTCGAAGCTCCAGGCCCCGAAGAAGCTGCTCGGCAGGTCGCTGGCCTTCACCGGCGTCACACGCACGGTGCGCGAGCGGCCGGCGGTGACCACCGTCAGTTCCACTGACTGGCCGGCATCCACCTTGGCGAGCTCGTTGCGCAGGCGCTCCGTCTTGGCCGACGTGACCTGCGGATCGCGAACGTCCTCGCGCGCGGTGCGCAGGCTCACGCCGTTGATGGCGGCAATCCGGTCGCCCTCGATGATGCCCGCCTTCGCGGCCGGCCCTTCCTCGTTCACCGAGGTCACGAACACGCCGAGCGTGTCGCGCAGGCTGCCCGTGGACGAGGTGCTGATGCCCAGCACCGGGCGGTCGGCATTGGCGCCGCGCGAGAGCGTGCGGGTCAGTCGCCCGGCCATCGTCTCCGGCGCGACGGTCGGCACGCGGACGTCGCGGGCGCGGCCATCGCTGAGCACGCGGAGCGTCACGGTGTCGCCAGCGCTCACTTTGGCCATCTCGCGCTGCAGGCGCCGGCTGAGCACGCCGTCGTAGTCGCGTTCGCCGGCATCGGAGCGGTCGGCCCGCAGCGAGACGCCGTTGATGCTCTGCAGGCGGTCGCCCGACTTGAGCCCGGCCCGGGCTGCCGGCATATCGTCATTCACCGCATCGACGCGCAGGCCAAGCGTGTCGCCGCGTTCGCTGCGATCCGCCAGGGTGATGCCGAGCATCGCGCGATTCAGCATCGAGCGTACGACCTCGACGCGGCCGGGTTCGCCGGAGTACACGCGCACTTCCTGCGCGCTGGCGCTGGCAAGGGGAATCGCGGCCGTCAGGACGGCCGCACGGAATAGGAGTCTGGTCATCTGGAGTTGCCTCGGGTGCTGGGGTGCACCCCTTCCGTC contains these protein-coding regions:
- a CDS encoding efflux RND transporter periplasmic adaptor subunit; translation: MSPRRLTLAALAALGLVAACGKKAAAPLRISTAAVERRTIVVQAEATGIIEPINVVEVKSRASGQIVEMPVETGNLVRPGALIVQLDTRDVQNQFDQAKADLQSSEASLAVAEQNKRRSDELFRSQIITAQENEQAGLTYQNALANIVRARTNLDLAQQRLEDARVVAPVTGTIIEKPVALGQVIQSGTQAVGGGTTIVKMADLTKVRARALVNETDIGRVMAGQEATVIVDAFPDRPFRGVVEKIEPQAVVQQNVTMFPVLVSLENREGLLLPGMNGEVSIISDRRENVVAVPNEAIRSVREATQAAAILGISPDTIQAQLRNAMGGMGGGGMAGGMPNGMQGGARPAGPNAGAARPGFADFSQQGRQGGQGMQLPTVTDAQCKAVTDARTAKPAVAARIDSLQGQMRDPNADRMALMGSIRTAYGELGVDQQVARACVVRTQNQGGQPGAGPAPSGGNAAPAAAGTPTPARSGPRALAAPGAQQGANGARNAGRAGSRTGLVFVKRGENSWEARVVRLGVADYDFTEVLSGLEEGDQVALLSAAALQMQRQENQDRMRAMTGGSSPLGGGAGGARPPGR
- a CDS encoding ABC transporter permease is translated as MLFGETIRVALGALRANKLRSLLTMLGIVIGVSAVIAVVALGRGAQSAVNERIASLGTTLLTVSPGQARSGGVMSFDVRTRLTLEDAQALRDRGTVLAAVQPEMASNLQVQFVNKNAGTSVVGTSANYPEVRKYELESGRFFTEGEDASRQRVAVVGPSVWQNLGLQSADGIVGENIRIRGIQFLVVGAYKSKGQASPFNNPDDQILIPIQTARFRVMGSNRLRSISVLAPSEALIPETMADIQRILRREHKLRPERPDDFQIRNQADFLNTLGETTQVFSMLLAGIAAVSLLVGGIGIMNIMLVSVTERTREIGIRKALGATRINILFQFLIEAIVLCLVGGALGIAVGAGGAYAFTKFLGWNTEVGTSSVMLAFGFSAFVGLVFGVYPARRAAVMDPIVALRYE
- a CDS encoding potassium transporter Kup, yielding MTAEYKPPERHHVEANPTGKRLAILSLGALGVVYGDIGTSPLYALRECFSPEYGLLPTPENVYGILSLIVWALLLVVTVKYIVFILRADNRGEGGILAMLALLLQQEPSNRKRRFFVIALGLMGAALLYGDGMITPAISVVSAMEGLTVVSPRFQPAVVPLAIVILVALFLGQRFGTAKVGALFGPITFVWFATLATLGTVEVVKHPGILAALNPWHAVRFFLANGTAGFLVLGAVVLVVTGAEALYADMGHFGKRPIRLAWFVMTLPALLLNYFGQGALILRDAAAVENPFFLLAPRVMLYPLIALATIATIIASQAMISGAFSLSQQCIQLGYSPRMTITHTSAREFGQIYIPEINNALMVGCLVMVLGFRSSASLAAAYGIAVTGTFVLATTLYFIIALRRWNWAPWKAWLFFGFFMSIDLALFGASALKFVHGGWVPIVIAIGIFTLMTTWKRGRAILTERMQDISFPMETFLADIGENPRTRVPGTAVFMTSEVQGVPVVLLHHLKHNKVLHETVILMSIRTADVPETDRHDRVSIEALGHGFFRVIGTYGFMEGPDVKEILQRCRDAGIAARPLDTSYFLGREELIARSGPWRKGGLSMNIFRKKLYAVMARNARSATHYFQLPPNRVVELGTQIEF
- a CDS encoding PDZ domain-containing protein, which produces MTRLLFRAAVLTAAIPLASASAQEVRVYSGEPGRVEVVRSMLNRAMLGITLADRSERGDTLGLRVDAVNDDMPAARAGLKSGDRLQSINGVSLRADRSDAGERDYDGVLSRRLQREMAKVSAGDTVTLRVLSDGRARDVRVPTVAPETMAGRLTRTLSRGANADRPVLGISTSSTGSLRDTLGVFVTSVNEEGPAAKAGIIEGDRIAAINGVSLRTAREDVRDPQVTSAKTERLRNELAKVDAGQSVELTVVTAGRSRTVRVTPVKASDLPSSFFGAWSFEVPSVRMLTPSMAPTPAVPPVPPAAPRAPRPLVRGVIQI